One segment of Vicia villosa cultivar HV-30 ecotype Madison, WI unplaced genomic scaffold, Vvil1.0 ctg.001112F_1_1_2_unsc, whole genome shotgun sequence DNA contains the following:
- the LOC131633333 gene encoding transcription factor MYB27-like, with protein sequence MHGENLHKGTWLQEEDEQLISFVTRLGERRWDSLAKVAGLRRSGKSCRLRWLNYLRPNLKHGPFSVEEEKLIVQLQLQWGNKWSKIARRLPGRTDNEIKNYWRTHLQKGVQVQQKGELVYKEENVGHDLNKKSIVEGMESCIDSSPLSDWGMRNSPYHESRILDWIAELQNGFGDKEKELGQECNSNESMYEYNPHQEYYDTWDYSGFLWDL encoded by the exons ATGCATGGAGAAAATTTACATAAGGGAACTTGGCTTCAAGAGGAAGATGAACAATTGATTAGCTTTGTGACTCGTCTTGGGGAACGAAGGTGGGATTCCCTTGCCAAAGTAGCTG GGCTAAGGAGAAGTGGTAAAAGCTGTCGGTTAAGGTGGTTGAACTATCTTCGTCCAAATCTCAAGCATGGCCCGTTTAGTGTTGAAGAAGAGAAGCTTATTGTTCAACTTCAGCTTCAATGGGGCAACAA GTGGTCCAAGATCGCGCGCAGGCTTCCAGGAAGAACAGACAATGAAATCAAGAACTATTGGAGAACTCATTTGCAGAAAGGAGTACAAGTTCAACAAAAAG GTGAGTTAGTTTATAAAGAAGAAAATGTAGGTCATGATTTGAACAAGAAAAGCATTGTTGAGGGTATGGAAAGCTGTATAGATAGTTCTCCTTTATCAGATTGGGGAATGAGGAATTCACCTTATCATGAAAGTAGGATATTGGATTGGATAGCAGAATTGCAAAATGGATTTGGTGATAAGGAAAAGGAATTAGGACAAGAATGTAATAGCAATGAATCAATGTATGAATATAATCCCCATCAAGAATATTATGATACATGGGATTATTCAGGTTTTCTATGGGACTTGTGA